One part of the Lotus japonicus ecotype B-129 chromosome 2, LjGifu_v1.2 genome encodes these proteins:
- the LOC130739565 gene encoding uncharacterized protein LOC130739565 encodes MTTTTTTSSPTFLCSFHSPKPLLPKPSLYHPPPQSHKPKLVHNASTQWLLSSAKPITVLRTHAARRTPTGEEDGDDNLRRVLQTALWGAEGVYILWLFLLPYAPGDPVWAISSDTVNSLVGLSLNFFFILPFMNFVGIRVIDAPVLHPMSEGLFNFVIGWTFMFAPLLFTDRKKDRYKGSLDVLWGLQMFLTNSFLIPYMAIRLNDADDGSPFPVKRSQLSSVMTNGAPLVGLIGGGACLVSLLWALFGRTDANFGGIVDRWEYLVSYLGSERLAYAFIWDICLYTIFQPWLIGDNLQNVQESKVVLVKYLRYVPVVGIIVYLLYLEPRKV; translated from the exons ATGACGACGACCACAACGACGTCGTCACCAACATTTCTGTGCTCATTCCATTCACCCAAACCCTTGCTCCCAAAACCTTCACTCTATCACCCTCCTCCCCAATCGCACAAGCCAAAACTGGTTCACAACGCTTCCACCCAATGGCTCTTGTCCTCTGCAAAACCCATAACCGTCTTGAGAACCCACGCAGCTCGACGCACACCGACGGGGGAGGAAGATGGCGATGATAATCTCAGGAGAGTGCTCCAAACCGCGTTGTGGGGAGCAGAGGGTGTCTACATCTTGTGGCTCTTCCTGCTTCCTTATGCCCCT GGAGATCCTGTATGGGCCATCAGTTCTGACACAGTTAACTCTCTTGTGGGACTTTCtcttaatttctttttcatcttgCCTTTCATGAACTTTG TTGGCATTCGTGTGATTGATGCCCCAGTTCTTCATCCT ATGTCAGAAGGACTATTCAACTTTGTGATTGGCTGGACGTTCATGTTTGCCCCATTGCTTTTCACAGATCGTAAGAAAGATAGATACAAGGGGTCTCTAGATGTACTCTGGGGCCTGCAAATGTTCCTAACGAATT CATTCTTGATCCCATACATGGCTATCCGATTGAATGATGCTGATGATGGCAGTCCATTTCCAGTCAAACGTTCACAATTGAGCTCTGTGATGACAAATGGTGCTCCCCTTGTTGGACTGATTGGTGGAGGTGCATGTCTTGTATCTCTATTGTGGGCTCTTTTTGGTCGAACGGATGCAAATTTTGGGGGCATAGTAGACAGGTGGGAGTACTTGGTCAGTTACCTTGGATCAGAAAGGCTGGCTTATGCCTTCATATGGGATATATGCCTCTACACTATTTTCCAGCCTTGGTTGATTGGTGACAACCTCCAGAATGTCCAGGAAAGCAAAGTTGTCTTAGTAAAGTATCTTAGATATGTACCTGTGGTTGGCATAATTGTTTATCTTCTTTACTTGGAGCCCAGAAAGGTATAA
- the LOC130739566 gene encoding serine/threonine-protein phosphatase 2A 65 kDa regulatory subunit A beta isoform, which produces MSMVDEPLYPIAVLIDELKNDDIQLRLNSIRKLSTIARALGEERTRKELIPFLGENNDDDDEVLLAMAEELGVFIPFVGGVEHAHVLLPPLETLCTVEETCVRDKAVESLCRIGPQMRESDLVEYFIPLVKRLAAGEWFTARVSACGLVHIVYPSAPEMSKTELRSIYSQLCQDDMPMVRRSAASNLGKFAATVEYAHLKADIMSIFEDLTKDDQDSVRLLAVEGCAALGKLLEPQDCITHILPVIVNFSQDKSWRVRYMVANQLYELCEAVGPEPTRTELVPAYVRLLRDNEAEVRIAAAGKVTKFCRILNPDLAIQHILPCVKELSSDSSQHVRSALASVIMGMAPVLGKDATIEQLLPIFLSLLKDEFPDVRLNIISKLDQVNQVIGIDLLSQSLLPAIVELAEDRHWRVRLAIIEYIPLLASQLGVGFFDDKLGALCMQWLLDKVHSIREAAANNLKRLAEEFGPEWAMQHIIPQVLEMISNPHYLYRMTVLYAISLLAPVMGSEITSSKLLPVVVAASKDRVPNIKFNVAKVLESIFPIVDQPVVEKTIRPSLVELSEDPDVDVRFFANKALTAIDHVMMSS; this is translated from the exons ATGTCTATGGTTGATGAGCCACTATATCCAATAGCAGTGCTTATAGACGAGCTGAAAAACGATGACATCCAGCTGCGGTTGAACTCAATTCGCAAGCTATCCACGATTGCTCGTGCGCTTGGGGAGGAGCGAACTCGTAAGGAGTTGATACCGTTTTTGGGTGagaataatgatgatgatgacgaggTGCTTCTTGCAATGGCGGAAGAGTTGGGGGTTTTCATTCCGTTTGTTGGGGGAGTGGAGCATGCCCACGTGTTGCTCCCGCCTTTGGAGACGCTTTGCACTGTTGAGGAAACGTGTGTGAGGGATAAAGCTGTGGAATCACTTTGTCGAATTGGACCTCAGATGAGGGAGAGTGATTTGGTTGAGTATTTCATTCCTCTGGTCAAG AGATTGGCAGCAGGTGAATGGTTCACTGCCCGAGTGTCTGCATGTGGACTAGTTCATATTGTTTACCCAAGTGCACCAGAAATGTCAAAGACAGAGTTGAGATCAATATACAGTCAGCTGTGTCAAGATGACATGCCAATGGTTAGAAGGTCTGCTGCATCAAATCTTGGGAAGTTTGCTGCAACTGTTGAATATGCTCATTTGAAGGCAGACATCATGTCAATTTTTGAGGATCTTACTAAGGATG ATCAAGACTCCGTTAGATTGTTGGCTGTGGAGGGTTGTGCTGCTCTTGGCAAGCTGTTGGAGCCACAAGACTGTATCACTCACATACTTCCAGTGATCGTTAACTTCTCGCAG GATAAGTCTTGGCGTGTGCGATATATGGTTGCAAATCAATTGTATGAGCTCTGCGAAGCTGTTGGCCCTGAACCTACCAG AACGGAATTGGTCCCTGCTTATGTGCGGTTGCTTCGAGACAATGAGGCTGAAGTACGGATTGCAGCTGCAGGGAAAGTGACAAAGTTTTGCCGGATTTTAAATCCAGATCTTGCAATTCAGCATATTCTTCCTTGTGTGAAG GAATTGTCATCTGATTCTTCGCAGCATGTTCGCTCTGCTCTGGCATCAGTAATAATGGGAATGGCTCCAGTATTAGGAAAG GATGCAACAATTGAGCAGCTTCTTCCTATTTTCCTTTCCCTTTTGAAGGATGAATTTCCTGATGTGCGCCTAAACATCATAAGCAAGCTTGATCAAGTGAATCAG GTTATTGGAATCGATTTGTTATCTCAATCTTTACTACCAGCCATTGTTGAGCTTGCTGAGGACAGGCATTGGAGGGTTCGGCTTGCAATCATAGAGTATATACCCTTATTGGCAAGCCAATTGGGGGTTGGGTtttttgacgataagcttggtGCTCTTTGCATGCAGTGGTTACTGGACAAG GTTCATTCAATTCGTGAGGCAGCTGCTAACAACTTGAAGCGCCTGGCAGAAGAATTTGGTCCTGAATGGGCTATGCAGCACATAATTCCACAG GTTTTGGAGATGATTAGCAATCCACACTATTTGTATCGGATGACCGTTCTTTATGCTATCTCTTTGCTTGCTCCTGTCATGGGCTCTGAAATCACAAGCTCAAAATTATTgcctgttgttgttgctgcatCAAAAGACAG AGTACCCAATATTAAGTTCAACGTGGCAAAGGTCTTGGAGTCCATCTTCCCCATAGTTGATCAACCC GTTGTGGAAAAGACAATCCGTCCAAGTCTTGTCGAGCTCAGTGAGGATCCTGATGTTGATGTAAGATTTTTTGCCAATAAAGCTCTCACGGCCATTGATCATGTCATGATGTCTAGCTAG